A DNA window from Moorella thermoacetica contains the following coding sequences:
- the pglZ gene encoding BREX-1 system phosphatase PglZ type B, whose translation MSSRTSEMLANTLLEAVRDSLLRAGRYDSATIVPPAAILWTDADGQWQPLVSQLRPLMPELLTLGDYNPEEKTGPAIWLRCVIERMLPDVELPDKAIPIIYLPNVSRQVLRAGEECPESLKPLVELQYRGTVWTQRNGKDWTVEAFLVSEDGLGLDVAKDKQTRQAMLRALPQLATAPVARLRGKRLEAEDFDRLMVADTQRDLLSWLSDPARTREKWGEEKWMAFCSCCKVEYEIDPDRDGEIAVAEKMGLQDNEAWQGLWRRYAEAPALYPGIPAILRRAKPSRLFVNREPWPDENEAEEEALRQSLLELEKLSSPDARQKIEELEKEHGERREWIWAQLGQSPLAGALKHLVTLARKTARGLGGDMPQAMAELYIEGGYLADDAVLQATGSVKSLEDAQAIQAAVRSIYLPWLEDVARHFQDLIKTFPLPNADDKDRTLIAANPGQCLLFIDGLRFDIARRLVAMAEARQLRVNINWRWAGLPTVTATAKPAASPIAGKLSGHLPGEYFIPEIAGANLPLTPDRFRKLLAEAGYQVFNSPETGHPGEPGARGWTEFGEFDRLGHTLQSRLAARIDEQLELVLDRIQGLLEAGWQQVRVVTDHGWLLVPGGLPAMKLPKYLTESRWTRCAAIRPGAHVDVPTAGWYWNAYQHIAFAPGVYCFINGNEYAHGGVSLQECLLPDLTFNSSGLTPVTVSIREIQWYGMRCRVAVDTSSSEVMADLRTKPNDPHSSITTPKPIDSGGRVGLLVADDALEGTTVSLVLLDPSGRVLAKQATTVGGDE comes from the coding sequence ATGTCTAGCAGGACGAGTGAAATGTTGGCCAATACTCTGCTGGAGGCTGTGCGCGATTCATTGCTTCGAGCCGGCCGGTATGACTCTGCGACCATTGTCCCGCCGGCAGCGATTCTCTGGACCGATGCCGACGGCCAGTGGCAGCCCCTGGTATCCCAGTTGCGCCCGCTTATGCCGGAGCTTTTAACCCTGGGAGATTACAACCCGGAAGAAAAAACCGGGCCGGCAATCTGGCTGCGGTGTGTTATTGAACGAATGCTACCTGATGTTGAACTACCGGATAAAGCCATTCCTATCATTTACCTGCCCAACGTTAGCCGGCAGGTGCTCCGGGCCGGTGAGGAGTGCCCGGAAAGCCTCAAACCGCTGGTGGAACTGCAGTACCGCGGGACGGTTTGGACCCAGCGCAACGGTAAAGACTGGACAGTTGAGGCGTTTCTTGTCTCTGAAGATGGCCTGGGCCTGGATGTGGCTAAAGATAAACAGACCCGCCAGGCGATGCTTCGGGCACTACCCCAACTGGCCACCGCTCCTGTCGCACGCCTGCGGGGCAAACGCCTGGAGGCCGAGGATTTTGACAGGTTGATGGTGGCAGATACCCAGCGGGACTTGCTGTCATGGCTCAGCGACCCGGCTCGTACCCGCGAAAAATGGGGTGAAGAGAAGTGGATGGCCTTTTGCTCCTGCTGTAAGGTTGAATATGAAATCGACCCGGATAGGGATGGCGAAATTGCTGTCGCCGAGAAAATGGGATTGCAGGATAATGAAGCCTGGCAGGGATTGTGGCGCAGGTATGCAGAAGCCCCGGCCCTTTACCCCGGCATCCCCGCAATTTTGCGGCGCGCCAAACCATCAAGATTGTTCGTTAACCGGGAGCCCTGGCCGGATGAAAACGAAGCTGAAGAGGAGGCCTTAAGGCAAAGCCTTTTGGAGCTGGAAAAATTATCTTCCCCTGATGCTAGGCAAAAAATCGAAGAACTCGAGAAGGAACACGGCGAGCGGAGGGAGTGGATCTGGGCCCAGCTGGGACAGAGCCCCCTGGCCGGGGCTTTAAAGCACCTGGTGACCCTGGCGCGAAAGACTGCCCGAGGCCTGGGAGGTGACATGCCCCAGGCAATGGCCGAACTATACATCGAGGGCGGGTATCTGGCCGATGATGCCGTCTTACAGGCAACTGGCAGCGTAAAATCATTAGAGGATGCGCAGGCAATACAGGCCGCTGTCCGCAGTATCTACCTTCCCTGGCTGGAGGATGTAGCCCGGCATTTCCAGGATTTGATTAAAACCTTCCCTTTGCCGAACGCTGATGATAAAGACCGTACTTTAATTGCCGCCAATCCCGGGCAGTGTTTGCTCTTTATAGACGGGCTCCGCTTTGACATTGCCCGGCGACTGGTTGCCATGGCTGAAGCAAGACAGCTCCGGGTAAATATAAATTGGCGCTGGGCCGGACTGCCCACGGTAACGGCAACGGCAAAACCGGCAGCCTCCCCCATAGCAGGAAAGCTTTCCGGCCATTTACCCGGCGAATACTTTATTCCAGAGATTGCCGGGGCTAATCTCCCCCTGACTCCCGACCGGTTTCGCAAGCTCTTAGCGGAAGCAGGCTATCAGGTGTTCAATTCTCCGGAGACGGGGCACCCGGGTGAACCTGGAGCCCGGGGGTGGACGGAATTTGGTGAATTTGACCGATTGGGACATACGCTGCAAAGCAGGCTTGCTGCCCGCATCGATGAACAGCTTGAGCTTGTCCTGGATCGAATCCAGGGTTTGCTGGAGGCCGGCTGGCAGCAGGTGCGCGTAGTAACAGACCATGGGTGGCTTTTAGTCCCGGGCGGGCTGCCGGCCATGAAGCTGCCCAAATACCTCACCGAAAGCCGCTGGACACGGTGTGCCGCCATCCGGCCGGGTGCCCATGTTGATGTGCCGACTGCCGGATGGTACTGGAATGCATACCAGCACATCGCTTTTGCTCCGGGGGTATATTGTTTCATAAACGGCAACGAATATGCCCATGGCGGCGTCAGCCTTCAGGAATGCCTGCTTCCTGACTTGACTTTTAATTCCAGCGGGCTAACCCCAGTTACGGTTAGCATAAGGGAAATTCAATGGTATGGGATGCGCTGTCGCGTTGCAGTTGATACGAGCAGCAGCGAAGTCATGGCCGACCTGCGGACCAAACCCAATGATCCCCATTCCAGTATTACCACGCCCAAACCGATTGATTCCGGTGGACGTGTTGGCCTTCTTGTCGCGGACGATGCCCTTGAAGGCACTACGGTCAGCCTCGTCCTGCTCGACCCGTCGGGACGGGTACTGGCAAAGCAGGCGACTACCGTTGGAGGTGATGAGTAG
- the istA gene encoding IS21 family transposase, giving the protein MYKWQRIKALHAQGVGIRQIARDVGVSRNTVRKYLKEAGPPQFKAREYTKELDKFLEEIKVMLAKGYIGTRIYKELKDKGYQGSLASVHRYLRAIKEDDRTAKLATTRVETGPGKQMQYDWKVWTLPVDGKLVKIYLHEVVLSYSRMKFYTFSLSITTADVIRVLIEAIDFFGGYAPELVIDNGKQMVITHQKDGIVRYNDEFLKFCGLYGIEPCPCANYRARTKGKVERPFYYVQEHLLRGLEVGNLNEFAVKLSEFQEAYNKRPHSTLGRPPEEMFAEEKGCLVKIPAVEPALLHHKEPRKVSNDGYISHDGNLYPVPMRYCLRRVWVENIYGRRLKVYDEEGALLAEFDLDLKKQTARPLHPEHETINRQYQEKKLKLRSALVEKFTSAFGEDGQRYLEGLRDKNGANLYWHLAEILSYQEIYTPEDIIAAIKECLKIGSYHKNSVKRLLERKEIAPLSCACDPASVNMPPGKIKRDLSCYALKESEVAAVS; this is encoded by the coding sequence ATGTACAAATGGCAGCGCATCAAGGCACTGCACGCTCAAGGGGTCGGCATCAGGCAAATAGCAAGGGATGTTGGGGTGTCCAGGAATACCGTCAGGAAGTACCTTAAAGAAGCCGGCCCTCCCCAGTTTAAAGCCAGGGAGTATACCAAAGAACTGGACAAGTTTCTGGAAGAAATAAAGGTTATGCTTGCCAAAGGATATATCGGCACAAGGATTTACAAAGAACTGAAAGATAAGGGCTATCAAGGCTCCCTGGCCAGCGTCCACCGTTATCTTAGGGCCATCAAGGAAGATGACAGGACCGCTAAATTAGCCACCACCCGGGTGGAAACAGGCCCAGGTAAACAGATGCAGTACGATTGGAAGGTGTGGACGCTACCAGTTGACGGGAAGCTCGTGAAAATATATCTCCACGAAGTGGTCTTATCCTACAGCCGGATGAAATTCTACACCTTCTCTTTAAGCATCACCACCGCCGATGTGATCCGGGTTCTGATTGAAGCCATTGACTTCTTCGGCGGTTATGCCCCGGAGTTGGTGATAGACAACGGCAAGCAAATGGTTATCACCCACCAGAAGGACGGTATTGTCCGGTATAATGACGAGTTTTTAAAATTCTGCGGGCTGTATGGCATTGAGCCCTGTCCTTGCGCCAACTACCGTGCCCGGACCAAGGGAAAGGTAGAACGCCCCTTTTACTATGTCCAGGAACACCTGCTGCGGGGCCTGGAGGTGGGGAACTTAAACGAATTCGCTGTAAAGCTTTCCGAGTTCCAGGAAGCCTACAACAAAAGGCCCCACAGCACCTTAGGCCGGCCGCCGGAAGAAATGTTTGCCGAGGAAAAAGGGTGCCTTGTTAAAATACCGGCTGTCGAACCGGCCTTATTACACCATAAAGAACCCCGGAAGGTGAGCAATGACGGCTATATATCCCATGACGGCAATCTCTACCCCGTACCCATGCGCTACTGCTTAAGGAGGGTGTGGGTCGAAAACATCTACGGCCGGCGCTTAAAGGTATATGACGAGGAAGGTGCGCTTTTAGCGGAGTTTGACCTTGACCTTAAAAAACAAACCGCCCGTCCCCTTCACCCCGAACACGAAACCATCAACCGTCAATACCAGGAAAAGAAACTGAAGCTACGCTCGGCCCTGGTGGAGAAGTTCACCAGCGCCTTTGGCGAGGATGGCCAAAGGTATCTGGAAGGCCTGCGTGATAAAAATGGCGCCAACCTGTACTGGCACCTGGCGGAAATCTTAAGCTATCAGGAGATATATACCCCAGAAGATATCATAGCAGCCATCAAAGAATGCCTGAAAATCGGTTCTTATCACAAAAACAGCGTAAAAAGGCTTTTAGAGCGCAAGGAAATCGCTCCGCTTTCTTGTGCCTGTGACCCGGCAAGTGTCAATATGCCGCCAGGTAAAATCAAACGGGACCTCTCCTGTTATGCCCTAAAGGAGAGCGAGGTGGCGGCAGTATCATGA
- a CDS encoding 7-cyano-7-deazaguanine synthase yields MNPVLVLLSGGIDSAALVHYYRSKNTSVYGLHVQYGQPVAEREAQAAKAIAAHYGIDLRIAHIQPPLARKGEEYLCRNAIFVLIACANLSPGINRVALGIHSGTIYYDCSQGFMADMQRLLDGYFSGAVTVEAPFLRWSKLEVYQYCTSHGVPVDLTYSCERNNDEPCGQCPSCYDRRRLYEAGGFMSGKTN; encoded by the coding sequence ATGAATCCAGTGCTGGTTCTTCTGAGTGGAGGTATCGACTCGGCTGCTCTGGTTCATTATTACAGAAGTAAAAATACATCCGTTTACGGCCTACATGTCCAGTACGGTCAGCCAGTCGCGGAACGGGAAGCGCAGGCTGCAAAAGCTATTGCAGCGCATTATGGTATAGATCTCAGGATAGCCCACATCCAGCCTCCCCTTGCGCGAAAAGGTGAAGAATATCTCTGTCGAAATGCAATTTTTGTTTTGATAGCCTGTGCGAACTTGTCGCCGGGTATTAACAGGGTGGCTCTCGGGATACACTCCGGCACGATTTACTACGACTGTTCTCAAGGATTTATGGCAGATATGCAGCGGCTTTTGGATGGTTACTTTAGCGGCGCTGTTACGGTAGAAGCCCCCTTTCTCAGGTGGAGTAAGCTGGAAGTTTACCAATATTGCACGAGCCATGGAGTCCCTGTTGACCTTACATACAGTTGTGAGAGGAATAACGACGAACCATGCGGTCAGTGTCCATCTTGCTATGATCGGAGGCGATTGTATGAGGCTGGAGGATTTATGTCAGGAAAGACGAATTGA
- the brxL gene encoding BREX system Lon protease-like protein BrxL, whose translation MELDALDKLAASVFDGYIVRKDLVRKYSRQYPVPTYVVEFLLGRYCATVDEKEIEEGLEIVERQLRDRTVRTGEEELFKARAREIGSIKIIDLIKARLDTKNDCFVAQLPSLGLKDVRIDDALVHENERMLTDGFYAEVTLVYDATIAQEKNGRPFAIENLRAIQLSKVDALAALQRGRSQFTTDEWKRLLIRSVGLEPDTLSERAQDIALLRMVPFVERNYNLVEIGPRGTGKSHLFQQISPYSHLISGGKATVAKMFVNNATGQRGLVCHYDVVCFDEVSGISFDQKDGVNIMKGYMASGEFSRGKESIRASGGIVMLGNFDVDVQQQQRIGHLFSPLPPEMRDDTAFMDRIHAYVPGWEFPKLNPNIHLTDHFGLVSDFLSECWHRLRDGSRVSVLQGRVNWGGALSGRDIEAVHKTVSGLIKLLFPDPEMPIPDEELEKIVRLALESRRRVKEQQKRCLKTEFRNTHFSFSMGVEGVEQFVATPELHSDETIDSDPLPPGQVWAISPGGQDASPALYRIEVAAGPGSGVKILNAPVPPAFRESVRYGEQNLYVRAKELVGDRDPRAREFSIQLRAMDVERSGQGLGLPVLIALCGALIERSVKGGLIIVGALNLGGSIEMIPNPVAVAELALEKGATTLLMPISSRRQLFDLPDEMATKINIEFYADATDAFVKAIVD comes from the coding sequence ATGGAGCTTGATGCCCTCGATAAATTGGCAGCTTCTGTATTTGACGGGTATATAGTTCGGAAGGACCTGGTGCGCAAATACAGCCGGCAGTATCCTGTACCCACCTACGTGGTAGAATTCCTGCTCGGCCGGTATTGTGCAACTGTCGATGAAAAGGAGATCGAGGAAGGCCTGGAGATTGTTGAGAGGCAATTGCGGGATCGCACTGTCAGGACCGGTGAAGAAGAACTTTTTAAGGCCCGGGCAAGGGAGATCGGGTCGATCAAAATAATCGATCTCATCAAGGCTCGACTTGACACCAAAAACGATTGTTTTGTTGCCCAACTGCCGAGCCTGGGGCTGAAAGACGTCCGGATTGACGACGCCCTGGTGCATGAAAATGAGCGCATGCTTACTGATGGTTTTTATGCCGAAGTCACCCTCGTCTATGATGCCACCATTGCCCAGGAGAAGAACGGTCGTCCTTTCGCCATTGAAAACTTGCGGGCCATTCAACTTTCTAAAGTGGATGCCCTGGCAGCGCTGCAGCGAGGGAGGAGCCAGTTTACCACTGACGAATGGAAACGCCTCCTGATACGCTCTGTAGGTTTGGAACCGGATACCCTTTCAGAACGGGCTCAGGATATCGCCCTGCTGCGGATGGTGCCTTTTGTAGAGCGAAACTACAACCTGGTGGAAATAGGCCCCCGGGGCACGGGCAAAAGCCATTTGTTTCAACAAATCTCCCCATACTCCCATCTGATTTCAGGCGGTAAAGCCACAGTGGCCAAAATGTTTGTGAATAATGCCACCGGACAGCGGGGGCTTGTCTGCCACTATGATGTCGTGTGCTTTGATGAAGTGTCCGGCATATCCTTCGATCAGAAGGACGGCGTCAACATTATGAAGGGGTACATGGCATCGGGCGAATTCTCCCGCGGCAAGGAGAGTATCCGTGCTTCCGGCGGCATTGTAATGCTCGGGAACTTTGATGTGGATGTCCAGCAACAGCAACGCATCGGCCACTTATTCAGTCCACTCCCGCCGGAGATGCGGGATGATACGGCTTTCATGGACCGCATTCACGCCTATGTTCCAGGGTGGGAGTTTCCCAAACTCAACCCCAATATCCATCTTACGGATCATTTTGGCTTGGTCAGCGACTTTCTCTCCGAATGCTGGCATAGACTGCGTGATGGTAGCCGGGTTTCCGTGCTCCAGGGCCGGGTTAACTGGGGTGGAGCCCTCAGCGGTCGCGATATTGAAGCCGTTCATAAAACCGTTAGCGGCCTGATCAAGCTACTTTTCCCCGATCCGGAGATGCCGATACCTGATGAAGAGCTAGAAAAGATCGTCCGTTTGGCCCTGGAATCGCGTCGAAGGGTAAAGGAACAGCAAAAGCGCTGCCTTAAGACGGAATTTCGCAATACTCACTTCAGCTTCTCTATGGGCGTGGAGGGGGTGGAACAGTTTGTTGCCACGCCGGAACTCCACAGTGATGAAACCATCGACAGCGATCCCCTGCCTCCCGGGCAGGTGTGGGCCATCAGTCCCGGCGGCCAGGACGCTTCACCAGCTCTCTATCGAATAGAGGTTGCGGCGGGTCCTGGCAGTGGAGTAAAAATTCTTAACGCACCTGTCCCGCCGGCATTTCGGGAAAGCGTTCGTTACGGAGAACAAAACCTGTACGTCAGGGCTAAAGAGCTGGTTGGTGACCGCGATCCGCGCGCCCGTGAGTTTTCAATCCAATTACGCGCTATGGACGTGGAACGTTCAGGCCAGGGACTTGGTTTACCAGTGCTGATTGCACTTTGCGGCGCTCTAATTGAGCGAAGCGTTAAGGGTGGATTGATCATAGTCGGAGCCTTAAACCTTGGTGGCTCAATTGAGATGATACCAAATCCGGTTGCTGTGGCCGAACTGGCCCTCGAGAAAGGAGCAACGACGCTGTTAATGCCTATATCTTCTCGAAGGCAATTGTTTGATCTTCCTGACGAAATGGCTACGAAGATCAACATCGAATTTTATGCTGATGCAACGGATGCTTTTGTTAAGGCGATTGTTGACTAA
- a CDS encoding ISLre2-like element ISMoth2 family transposase has protein sequence MVNGSTSTATIISLLDGIENFNTLEEVILQIARRLLVAVLEALDDTLMPAKPKGYKIAGFRYRTITCLYGDITFKRRLYVKATRKKKRGEGRFLLDEALNLRQGKRLTGRLLKLAVSLATRLPFRQAAEIMAEAGMGQLSHMTIHSEVKRNGLEQKELQEALRNNLFMSGEEPQGKKKKVPVLFIEADGIMIPLQRSKQDRIEVKVGIVYEGWIEKGNARHLKNPRVVMGIYEDGEQFWEALTTEIARYYEIDEKTIYVVNGDGASWVQKTAKEQLPGAIVQLDRYHLHRDIRQAYGNETAQGLMKTLAKGQEQVFLDTLEALIEEAPNRKNKQQCQKVYDYCQRYRDNLLDYRLRLPRQLEGQKLYGMGVAETTVDKKIAIRMKKRGMSWSEAGATAMVALLMLKANGELAAWLEKKMPQVEKNPAKVVKEKKISKEDVEEWLRKRVPALVGPEAGTDWVKYTMRQLTRISGAIF, from the coding sequence ATGGTAAACGGTAGTACCAGTACCGCTACCATCATTAGTTTATTAGATGGTATCGAGAATTTCAACACTCTTGAAGAAGTTATCCTGCAAATAGCCAGGAGGTTATTGGTAGCCGTACTGGAAGCCCTGGATGATACCCTTATGCCGGCAAAACCTAAGGGATATAAGATAGCTGGGTTCCGCTACCGCACAATCACCTGCCTGTACGGGGATATAACCTTTAAGCGCCGGCTATATGTTAAAGCAACGCGCAAAAAGAAAAGAGGGGAAGGAAGGTTTCTATTAGACGAAGCCCTAAACTTACGCCAAGGAAAGCGTCTGACAGGAAGACTGCTCAAATTAGCCGTATCGCTGGCAACCCGGTTACCCTTCAGGCAGGCAGCGGAAATAATGGCCGAAGCAGGGATGGGCCAATTAAGTCATATGACCATCCATAGCGAAGTAAAACGAAATGGACTGGAACAAAAAGAACTGCAAGAAGCCCTGCGCAATAATCTATTCATGAGCGGGGAAGAGCCCCAAGGCAAAAAGAAAAAAGTACCGGTACTATTTATCGAAGCCGATGGTATAATGATCCCGCTGCAAAGGAGCAAGCAAGACCGGATAGAAGTCAAAGTAGGAATAGTTTACGAAGGGTGGATAGAAAAAGGGAATGCCCGGCATCTCAAGAACCCGCGGGTAGTGATGGGCATCTATGAAGATGGAGAACAATTTTGGGAAGCCCTCACCACGGAAATAGCCAGGTACTACGAGATAGACGAAAAAACAATATATGTCGTCAATGGCGACGGAGCCAGCTGGGTCCAGAAGACAGCCAAAGAACAGTTACCAGGAGCCATCGTACAATTAGACCGCTACCACCTCCACCGGGATATAAGGCAGGCATATGGGAACGAAACAGCGCAGGGATTAATGAAGACTTTAGCCAAAGGTCAAGAGCAGGTCTTTTTAGACACCCTGGAAGCACTCATAGAAGAAGCACCGAACCGCAAAAACAAGCAACAATGCCAAAAAGTATATGACTACTGTCAAAGATATCGCGATAACTTGTTAGATTACCGCTTGCGGTTACCACGACAGCTGGAAGGGCAAAAGTTATACGGGATGGGCGTAGCCGAAACAACAGTAGACAAAAAAATAGCCATCCGCATGAAAAAGAGGGGGATGAGCTGGAGCGAAGCAGGAGCAACGGCCATGGTAGCATTACTAATGCTCAAAGCCAATGGAGAATTAGCCGCATGGTTAGAAAAAAAGATGCCACAAGTAGAAAAGAATCCCGCCAAGGTAGTAAAAGAAAAGAAGATAAGTAAAGAAGACGTAGAAGAATGGTTAAGGAAGAGAGTACCAGCCCTTGTTGGCCCTGAGGCGGGAACAGATTGGGTTAAATATACCATGAGGCAACTAACAAGAATTAGTGGAGCTATATTCTAA
- a CDS encoding CBASS oligonucleotide cyclase has product MSGGGWYYWSKHTDIEKVLRETESNEKRIEYEGEVNRYLQSLLTNYNNRKTDEIRQHLETIRGALDKNIEGAIELVFGGSLSKHTYVNGLSDIDMLVRINDTSLANASPADIKAYFAERLLKRLPNTEVEVGKLAVTVRFSSTGHEIQLLPALQTKTGVRIADPNGDGWSKVIRPIKFAEKLTNVNQSCNHKVIPVIKLFKGLNESLPENVRLSGYHIESLAIKAFEGYTGRKTYKDMLQHFCRQAIKLVLSPIVDSTGQSVHVDEYLGASNSLRRRQCSAALERLSNRLSRADAHMNIERWKEMFENE; this is encoded by the coding sequence ATGAGTGGTGGCGGTTGGTATTATTGGTCAAAGCATACTGATATCGAAAAGGTCCTACGTGAAACAGAGTCTAATGAGAAGAGAATCGAGTACGAGGGAGAAGTCAATAGGTATCTACAATCGTTACTAACTAACTACAATAATCGAAAGACAGATGAAATTCGGCAACACCTGGAAACGATTAGAGGGGCCTTGGATAAAAACATTGAAGGTGCCATAGAGCTTGTTTTCGGTGGTTCTTTAAGCAAGCATACCTATGTAAACGGCCTTAGCGACATTGATATGCTTGTTAGAATAAATGATACTTCGTTAGCTAATGCTTCACCTGCTGACATCAAGGCCTACTTTGCTGAGCGACTTCTAAAGCGGCTTCCCAATACCGAAGTAGAGGTAGGAAAGCTAGCCGTAACTGTAAGGTTTTCTAGCACAGGCCATGAAATTCAACTTCTACCAGCCTTGCAGACCAAGACCGGGGTAAGAATCGCGGATCCCAATGGTGATGGATGGAGCAAAGTTATTAGACCTATAAAATTCGCCGAAAAGCTCACTAACGTCAACCAGTCATGCAACCATAAGGTTATTCCAGTCATTAAGCTTTTCAAAGGGCTTAACGAGTCACTGCCAGAGAATGTACGGTTATCAGGTTATCATATCGAATCACTAGCTATTAAAGCCTTTGAAGGCTATACTGGTCGAAAAACATATAAGGATATGCTTCAGCATTTTTGCCGACAAGCTATAAAACTGGTACTATCTCCAATCGTTGATTCTACGGGTCAATCTGTTCATGTAGATGAGTACTTAGGCGCATCAAACAGCTTAAGGCGTAGGCAGTGTAGCGCAGCTTTAGAGAGACTTTCAAATCGGCTCAGCCGGGCCGATGCACACATGAACATCGAGCGCTGGAAGGAAATGTTCGAAAATGAATAA
- the ltrA gene encoding group II intron reverse transcriptase/maturase has translation MTTKLARIAEVARTRPKERFTSLMHLIDADMLRICHVELKANRATGIDGITKEQYGDNLEANIQSLLERLKRKAYRPQPVRRVYIPKPGSDKKRPLGIPAYEDKIVQLAASKILNAIYEAEFLDMSFGFRPQRGCHDALKLLNYLIVARKVNYIVDADIKGFFDHVNHDWLMKFLGHRIADPNFLRFIRRFLKAGIMENGELRDATEGTPQGGIVSPILANIYLHYVLDLWFEKAVRKHCRGEAYMVRYADDFICCFQYKHEAEAFYRALKARLAKFSLSVAEEKTKIIPFGRFATQWCKRMGQNKPDTFDFLGFTHYCSTSHQGKFRVKRRTSRKKFRQSVQRMKEWIKGNRMMPAKVLMALLKRKLEGYYHYYGITDNSKRILAFHYIARCMLFKWLNRRSQRVSVKLQ, from the coding sequence TTGACAACGAAACTTGCAAGAATAGCGGAAGTTGCCCGAACGCGACCGAAGGAACGCTTTACCTCCCTCATGCACCTAATAGATGCGGATATGCTAAGGATATGCCATGTTGAGCTCAAGGCCAATAGGGCTACCGGCATAGATGGCATTACCAAGGAGCAATATGGCGACAACCTGGAAGCTAACATTCAAAGCCTCCTAGAACGCCTCAAACGCAAAGCTTACCGGCCCCAACCAGTTAGGCGAGTCTATATTCCCAAACCGGGCTCTGACAAGAAGCGCCCCCTGGGGATACCAGCCTACGAAGATAAAATAGTCCAACTGGCTGCCAGTAAGATCCTCAATGCCATCTACGAAGCGGAATTCCTGGATATGTCCTTCGGCTTTCGCCCCCAACGCGGCTGCCACGATGCCCTAAAGTTATTAAACTACCTCATCGTCGCCAGGAAGGTCAACTATATAGTCGATGCTGATATCAAAGGCTTCTTCGACCATGTAAACCACGACTGGCTGATGAAATTCTTGGGGCATCGCATAGCCGACCCCAACTTTCTTCGGTTTATCCGTCGATTTCTCAAGGCGGGCATTATGGAGAACGGGGAACTAAGGGACGCAACCGAAGGGACACCCCAGGGCGGCATAGTATCGCCTATCCTGGCCAACATCTATCTGCACTATGTCCTTGACCTGTGGTTCGAAAAAGCGGTGCGCAAACACTGCCGGGGAGAAGCCTATATGGTGCGCTATGCCGATGACTTCATCTGCTGTTTTCAATACAAACATGAGGCCGAGGCATTTTACCGGGCACTGAAAGCAAGGCTGGCCAAATTTTCCCTATCCGTAGCCGAAGAAAAGACCAAGATAATTCCCTTTGGCCGCTTCGCTACCCAATGGTGCAAACGGATGGGGCAAAATAAGCCAGATACCTTTGATTTCCTGGGCTTTACCCATTATTGCAGCACCAGCCATCAGGGCAAGTTCAGGGTCAAGAGACGCACCAGCCGGAAGAAGTTCCGGCAGAGCGTGCAGAGAATGAAGGAATGGATAAAAGGGAACCGCATGATGCCAGCGAAAGTGCTCATGGCCCTTCTCAAAAGGAAACTCGAAGGTTATTACCACTATTATGGGATAACCGATAACAGCAAGCGCATCCTGGCATTCCACTACATTGCCAGGTGTATGCTCTTCAAGTGGCTAAATCGTAGGAGCCAGAGGGTTAGTGTAAAATTACAGTAG
- the istB gene encoding IS21-like element helper ATPase IstB produces MSNKLTAYLESQMQALKLKGMLAHYQEITEKASQNNLSYTEYLSLLFEEELKRKNEGTVKTKINKARFPFIKTLEEFDFSFQPSIREKEIISLSSLDFVEKKENIIFLGPPGVGKTHLSVALGIKACMAKYRVVFITAQKLLEELLLSAKDGSLLDKLLGYSRLNLLIIDELGYMPVTKEQANLLFRLVSMRYEKGSIILTSNYNFNEWGEIFSDQVVAAAIIDRLVHHARIFYINGTSYRLKGKLKAANDR; encoded by the coding sequence ATGAGCAACAAATTAACCGCTTACCTGGAAAGCCAGATGCAGGCCTTAAAACTAAAGGGGATGCTTGCCCATTACCAGGAGATAACAGAAAAAGCCTCGCAAAACAACCTTTCTTATACCGAATACCTCTCCCTTCTCTTCGAAGAGGAGTTAAAAAGGAAAAACGAAGGCACGGTCAAGACGAAAATCAATAAAGCGCGTTTCCCCTTTATCAAAACCCTGGAGGAATTTGACTTTAGCTTTCAACCCTCAATCCGGGAAAAAGAAATTATCTCTTTAAGCTCCCTGGATTTCGTGGAGAAAAAGGAGAATATCATCTTCCTGGGGCCGCCCGGGGTCGGCAAGACCCATCTATCAGTAGCCTTAGGTATCAAGGCCTGCATGGCCAAATACCGGGTAGTGTTTATTACGGCTCAGAAACTACTGGAAGAACTACTTTTGAGCGCCAAAGACGGCAGTCTCCTTGACAAGCTATTGGGTTACTCCCGGCTAAACCTTCTAATCATCGACGAACTCGGCTACATGCCTGTAACTAAAGAACAGGCCAATCTTCTCTTCCGCTTGGTCTCCATGCGTTACGAGAAGGGGAGTATTATCCTGACCAGCAACTACAACTTCAACGAATGGGGGGAGATATTTTCCGACCAGGTGGTAGCCGCGGCCATAATTGACCGGCTTGTGCATCATGCCCGCATTTTCTATATTAACGGCACTAGCTACCGGCTCAAGGGTAAACTGAAAGCAGCCAACGACCGTTAA